The Dioscorea cayenensis subsp. rotundata cultivar TDr96_F1 chromosome 19, TDr96_F1_v2_PseudoChromosome.rev07_lg8_w22 25.fasta, whole genome shotgun sequence genome includes a window with the following:
- the LOC120249887 gene encoding protein FLX-like 3 isoform X2: protein MAGRGHGPRHVMNSRRGHPNAQEVPFIRGPAPRPPHPVLLEEELELQHIEIQRLLADNHRLADDRAGMQREVGVLKEELHHMNIVIADLKAEKEAQCRELLEKVLKLEADVRASEPLRNEAIQLRKEVQKLNVLRQDLTGQVNTLTKELAVVRSDNQQIPHLRSEIEGLQQELMHIRRAFEYEKTRNVELMEHRQTMEKNMVSMAREIEMLRTNMGNAERRPMGGGRAYGMNHVNPEGAYPLSFGSAYNPHSAGMFPVWQPLVLRYNLLTEGPRKKQMMC, encoded by the exons ATGGCTGGAAGAGGTCACGGACCTCGCCATGTTATGAACAGTCGCCGTGGTCATCCTAATGCCCAAGAAGTGCCATTTATCCGTGGTCCTGCTCCTCGTCCACCCCACCCTGTGTTGCTTGAGGAAGAGCTTGAATTGCAGCACATCGAAATCCAGAGACTTTTGGCGGATAACCACAGGCTGGCTGATGACCGTGCTGGAATGCAGCGGGAGGTGGGTGTTCTGAAGGAGGAACTCCATCATATGAACATTGTTATTGCAGATTTGAAGGCAGAAAAAGAGGCACAGTGCAGGGAGCTGCTTGAGAAGGTATTGAAGTTGGAAGCTGATGTTAGAGCAAGCGAACCTTTAAGAAATGAGGCAATACAGCTCCGCAAAGAAGTTCAAAAGCTAAATGTCCTAAGACAAGACCTCACTGGGCAAGTTAATACTCTTACAAAGGAATTGGCTGTTGTGCGGTCTGATAACCAGCAAATTCCTCACCTGAGGTCAGAGATTGAGGGCCTCCAACAAGAGCTTATGCATATCAG GAGGGCATTTGAGTATGAGAAGACAAGAAATGTGGAGCTTATGGAACACAGACAAACAATGGAAAAAAACATGGTTTCAATGGCGCGAGAAATTGAAATGCTGCGAACTAATATGGGAAATGCTGAAAGGAGACCTATGGGAGGTG GTCGCGCTTACGGAATGAATCATGTTAATCCCGAGGGCGCTTATCCTCTATCTTTTGGGAGCGCTTACAACCCTCACTCG gcTGGGATGTTCCCTGTATGGCAACCACTTGTTTTAAGGTACAACTTGTTGACTGAAGGGCCCAGAAAGAAACAAATG
- the LOC120249887 gene encoding protein FLX-like 3 isoform X1, with product MAGRGHGPRHVMNSRRGHPNAQEVPFIRGPAPRPPHPVLLEEELELQHIEIQRLLADNHRLADDRAGMQREVGVLKEELHHMNIVIADLKAEKEAQCRELLEKVLKLEADVRASEPLRNEAIQLRKEVQKLNVLRQDLTGQVNTLTKELAVVRSDNQQIPHLRSEIEGLQQELMHIRRAFEYEKTRNVELMEHRQTMEKNMVSMAREIEMLRTNMGNAERRPMGGGRAYGMNHVNPEGAYPLSFGSAYNPHSGVAEQGPSYGAGSGPWGGFDKSRPPPRH from the exons ATGGCTGGAAGAGGTCACGGACCTCGCCATGTTATGAACAGTCGCCGTGGTCATCCTAATGCCCAAGAAGTGCCATTTATCCGTGGTCCTGCTCCTCGTCCACCCCACCCTGTGTTGCTTGAGGAAGAGCTTGAATTGCAGCACATCGAAATCCAGAGACTTTTGGCGGATAACCACAGGCTGGCTGATGACCGTGCTGGAATGCAGCGGGAGGTGGGTGTTCTGAAGGAGGAACTCCATCATATGAACATTGTTATTGCAGATTTGAAGGCAGAAAAAGAGGCACAGTGCAGGGAGCTGCTTGAGAAGGTATTGAAGTTGGAAGCTGATGTTAGAGCAAGCGAACCTTTAAGAAATGAGGCAATACAGCTCCGCAAAGAAGTTCAAAAGCTAAATGTCCTAAGACAAGACCTCACTGGGCAAGTTAATACTCTTACAAAGGAATTGGCTGTTGTGCGGTCTGATAACCAGCAAATTCCTCACCTGAGGTCAGAGATTGAGGGCCTCCAACAAGAGCTTATGCATATCAG GAGGGCATTTGAGTATGAGAAGACAAGAAATGTGGAGCTTATGGAACACAGACAAACAATGGAAAAAAACATGGTTTCAATGGCGCGAGAAATTGAAATGCTGCGAACTAATATGGGAAATGCTGAAAGGAGACCTATGGGAGGTG GTCGCGCTTACGGAATGAATCATGTTAATCCCGAGGGCGCTTATCCTCTATCTTTTGGGAGCGCTTACAACCCTCACTCG GGTGTTGCTGAGCAGGGTCCTTCATATGGTGCTGGGTCTGGACCATGGGGAGGCTTTGATAAGTCTCGTCCACCACCTCGCCATTAG